The following proteins come from a genomic window of Pseudomonadota bacterium:
- a CDS encoding ABC transporter substrate-binding protein encodes MSTALTGPASGLGHNMQTGVLAALNEVNNRGGVGGREICLVTLDDGYEPARTAPNIISLIEHHKALALIGNVGTPTAVVTIPFANRYKIPFFGAYSGAGILRKNPPDRYVINYRASYAEETAAMVKALITKVGLAPEDIAFFTQRDAYGDAGYFGGIAALKQYGLKNENRIAHGRYERNTLAVGNALADLLMAETLPRAVIMVGAYAPCAEFIRFARKVGFNPYFLNVSFVGTEGLIKALGDNAEGVLITQVVPDVESDLPIVKDFRKALRSWKREEPPTFGALEGYISTRIFLRALGNIAEAPDREAVVDALENLGKFDVGLGEPLFLSKADHQASHTVWATIIRKGRAVPLDWGKITDKQ; translated from the coding sequence ATGTCCACCGCATTGACCGGACCGGCATCCGGGCTGGGGCATAATATGCAGACCGGAGTTCTGGCGGCGCTGAATGAAGTCAATAACCGGGGGGGAGTCGGAGGCAGGGAGATTTGCCTTGTTACTCTGGATGACGGCTATGAACCGGCAAGAACGGCTCCCAATATCATTTCGCTTATTGAACATCATAAGGCCCTTGCCCTGATCGGCAACGTCGGCACACCCACAGCCGTTGTTACCATTCCTTTTGCCAACCGATATAAAATACCGTTTTTTGGGGCCTACAGCGGGGCGGGCATTCTGCGCAAAAATCCGCCGGACCGCTATGTGATAAATTACCGGGCAAGTTATGCCGAAGAAACCGCCGCCATGGTCAAGGCACTGATCACCAAAGTCGGGCTTGCTCCCGAGGACATAGCTTTTTTTACACAGCGGGACGCTTACGGGGATGCCGGGTATTTCGGTGGGATTGCCGCGCTGAAACAATATGGGCTCAAGAATGAAAACCGCATAGCCCATGGACGCTATGAGCGAAACACTCTGGCGGTGGGTAATGCCCTGGCTGATCTGTTGATGGCCGAAACTCTGCCCAGGGCGGTTATCATGGTGGGTGCCTACGCGCCATGCGCCGAGTTTATCCGCTTTGCCAGAAAAGTGGGATTTAACCCTTATTTCCTGAATGTTTCGTTTGTCGGCACCGAAGGCTTGATTAAAGCGCTGGGAGATAATGCCGAGGGAGTTCTTATCACCCAGGTCGTCCCTGATGTGGAATCCGACTTGCCGATAGTAAAGGATTTCCGCAAAGCATTGCGGAGTTGGAAAAGAGAGGAACCTCCCACTTTCGGGGCTCTGGAAGGCTATATCTCAACAAGGATATTCCTTCGTGCCCTGGGAAATATTGCAGAAGCGCCTGACCGCGAAGCAGTGGTTGACGCACTTGAAAATCTCGGGAAATTCGATGTCGGTCTGGGCGAGCCGCTTTTTTTGAGTAAGGCTGATCATCAGGCAAGCCATACCGTTTGGGCGACAATAATCCGCAAAGGCAGAGCTGTGCCCCTTGATTGGGGAAAGATCACGGATAAACAATGA